In Miscanthus floridulus cultivar M001 chromosome 5, ASM1932011v1, whole genome shotgun sequence, one genomic interval encodes:
- the LOC136455419 gene encoding uncharacterized protein — translation MPTFVWWSESAITFDRTNHLDAIPHLGRYLLVIDPIVGPKRLTKVLMDRGSDLNIMYAKTLDEMGVNRMNLHPIRAPFHGVVPRFLGTFHAIIRHPCYMKFMAVPNYTYLKLKMSPPRRVITVGTSFNRAYECEVECCGHASAVIASEELATLMEEVIEETPDAKKSSESFESVEGSKEVLVDPSSSEGKKVHIKTALSSE, via the exons ATGCCTACCTTCGTCTGGTGGtcagaatctgccataaccttcgatcggaccaaccatctggatgccatcccacacctagGAAGGTACCTACTTGTCATTGACCCAATCGTCGGCCCGAagcggctcacaaaagtactgatggacagaggcagcgacctcaacatcatgtacgccaagacgctcgacgagatgggcgtcaaccgaatgaacctccaccccatccgagcacctttccatggcgtcgtgccta GGTTCCTTGGAACTTTCCATGCCATCATCAGacatccatgctacatgaagttcatggctgtccccaactatacatacctcaagctgaagatgtcgccCCCCCgcagggtcatcaccgtcggcacctccttcaatcgtgcttacgagtgcgaagtcgaatgctgcggccaTGCCTCAGCAGTCATCGCCtctgaagagctcgccaccctcatggaggaggtcattgaagaaaCACCCGATGCAAAGAAGTCATCCGAGTCATTCGAATCAGTGGAAGGATCtaaggaggtcctcgtggaccccagcagctccgagggcaaaaaagtccacaTCAAAACCGCactctcctctgaatag